In the genome of Oscarella lobularis chromosome 1, ooOscLobu1.1, whole genome shotgun sequence, one region contains:
- the LOC136199722 gene encoding uncharacterized protein, which yields MTVKTACVIVGFLLLHQASALDVEKVREAMETMGDLLHKTMRATSLFRIPRESRDESEQKNSSHSPDYKIHYSLGPIGACSRPEIAHCSFSSSVTIPEYYARLHHQIFSSQMTTIYNKFQSATNSSKCADGIMSTICPHAVVPQCQSDAQVKFVVPDFETLCTKGLSQCPNSTAFESTMCKSGSQLADMMQSFMKSLKNLKGKSSALTKCRVPSISACSNMLPSPDWLAAEQEVYFTNPSLDSYIDSLSDGNEECKNKMYQFLCAFPTCNAKQTAVIGHRNQTSCEDAFSCVPSSERSLISKFMPCSGFAGLDKPSPNYNRGPPKSLAWWECLCIAVGCVLGIVLLVGTIGSVRKHMRSRRLARYQEMESTT from the exons ATGACGGTCAAGACAGCGTGTGTAATTGTAGGATTCCTGCTACTACATCAAGCCAGtgctctcgacgtcgaaaaggtCCGCGAGGCAATGGAAACAATGGGAGATCTGCTTCACAAAACCatgagagcgacgtcgctttttcgcATTCCAAGAGAAagtcgcgacgaaagcgagcaAAAAAATAGCAGCCACTCGCCGGACTACAAAATTCACTACAGCCTGGGCCCCATCGGAGCCTGTTCTCGGCCTGAAATTGCTCACTGCTCCTTCTCGTCATCCGTTACCATTCCGGAATACTACGCGAGGCTTCATCACCAAATATTCTCTTctcagatgacgacgatttacAATAAGTTTCAATCGGCCACCAACAGCAGCAAATGTGCGGACGGCATTATGAGCACGATCTGCCCCCACGCCGTCGTTCCTCAGTGCCAATCCGATGCCCAAGTGAAATTCGTTGTTCCTGATTTTGAGACG CTTTGTACCAAGGGGCTAAGCCAGTGCCCAAACTCCACCGCCTTTGAAAGCACCATGTGCAAGAGTGGTAGCCAATTGGCGGATATGATGCAAAGCTTCATGAAAAGTCTAAAAAACCTGAAAGGAAAATCGTCCGCGCTGACAAAATGCCGCGTTCCTTCGATTTCGGCGTGCAGCAATATGCTGCCGTCACCCGATTGGCTGGCGGCTGAACAAGAGGTGTACTTCACCAACCCCTCGCTCGACTCGTACATCGACAGTCtgagcgacggcaacgaggAGTGCAAGAATAAAATGTACCAGTTCTTGTGCGCCTTTCCGACGTGCAACGCAAAACAGACGGCTGTCATTGGGCACAGAAATCAGACATCATGCGAGGATGCGTTCTCTTG CGTTCCATCGTCTGAGAGATCTCTGAtttcaaagtttatgccctgtTCTGGTTTCGCCGGCTTGGACAAGCCAAGCCCAAATTATAATCGTGGACCACCAAAGTCTCTGGCTTGGTGGGAGTG CCTGTGCATTGCAGTCGGGTGCGTGTTGGGCATCGTTCTCCTTGTCGGAACAATAGGCAGTGTGAGGAAGCACATGCGGAGTCGTCGTTTGGCAAGATATCAGGAGATGGAGTCCACTACCTGA
- the LOC136190497 gene encoding uncharacterized protein: MTVKKACVIVGFLLLHQASALDVEKVREAMETMGDLLHKTMRATSFFRIPRESRDESEQKNSSHSPDYKIHYSLGPIGACSRPAIAHCSFSSSITIPEYYARLYHQSYSSQMTTIYNKFRSTIGSKCADGIMSMICPYAIVPQCQSDAQVKFVVPDFETLCTKGVSKCPNSDILETAMCSSDSDVAKVIQSIMKQAENLKKKSFELTKCRVPSISACSDLLPSPDWLAAEKEAYFNNPSLDSNIDTLSDGNEECKNKLYQFLCAFPTCNTNQTAVIGHRNQASCEDAFSCVPPSERSLIAKFLPCSGFAGLDKPSPNYNRGPPKSLAWWECLCIAVGCVLGVALLVGTIVSVRKRTRRRRLARYQEMESTT; this comes from the exons ATGACGGTCAAGAAAGCGTGTGTAATTGTAGGATTCCTGCTACTACATCAAGCCAGtgctctcgacgtcgaaaaggtCCGCGAGGCAATGGAAACAATGGGAGATCTGCTTCACAAAACCatgagagcgacgtcgttcttccgCATTCCAAGAGAAagtcgcgacgaaagcgagcaAAAAAATAGCAGCCACTCGCCGGACTACAAAATTCACTACAGCCTGGGCCCCATCGGAGCCTGTTCTCGGCCTGCTATTGCCCACTGCTCCTTCTCGTCATCCATTACCATTCCGGAGTACTACGCGAGGCTCTATCACCAATCATACTCTTctcagatgacgacgatttacAATAAGTTTCGTTCGACCATCGGCAGCAAATGCGCGGACGGCATTATGAGCATGATCTGCCCCTACGCCATCGTTCCTCAGTGCCAATCCGATGCCCAAGTGAAATTCGTTGTTCCTGACTTTGAGACG CTTTGTACGAAGGGGGTAAGCAAGTGCCCGAATTCGGACATTCTTGAAACGGCCATGTGCAGCAGTGATAGCGATGTCGCGAAAGTGATACAAAGCATCATGAAACAAGCtgaaaacctaaaaaaaaaatcgttcgaGCTGACAAAATGCCGCGTTCCGTCGATTTCGGCGTGCAGCGATCTGCTGCCGTCACCCGATTGGCTGGCGGCGGAAAAAGAGGCGTACTTCAACAACCCCTCGCTTGACTCAAACATTGACACTCtgagcgacggcaacgaggAGTGCAAGAATAAATTGTACCAGTTCTTGTGCGCCTTTCCGACGTGCAACACAAATCAGACGGCTGTCATTGGGCACAGAAATCAGGCGTCATGCGAGGATGCATTCTCTTG CGTTCCACCGTCTGAGAGATCTCTAATTGCGAAGTTTTTGCCCTGTTCTGGTTTCGCCGGCTTGGACAAGCCAAGCCCAAATTATAATCGTGGACCACCAAAGTCTCTGGCTTGGTGGGAGTG CCTGTGCATTGCAGTCGGGTGCGTGTTGGGCGTCGCTCTCCTTGTCGGAACAATAGTCAGTGTGAGGAAGCGCAcaaggcgtcgtcgtttggcaAGATATCAGGAGATGGAGTCCACTACCTGA
- the LOC136190501 gene encoding uncharacterized protein: MTTLYNQFRSNADSRCVDGIMSIFCPYVVAPQCQSGTQVKFVIPDFETVCVEGVSKCPNSDALESVLCSSDGDVAKVIQSVAKNAEKLKGKSFELTKCRVPSISACGDLLPSPDWLAAEKEAYFGSSLSTSLDTLSGGNGECKNKLYQFLCAFPTCNANQTTVIGHRTQASCNDAFSCVPSSERIQISNFLPCSDFSGLDKPSPNYNKPSPSHGGPSKSLSWWAWLCIAFGCVALL, encoded by the exons ATGACGACGCTTTACAATCAGTTTCGTTCGAATGCCGACAGCAGATGTGTGGACGGCATCATGAGCATCTTCTGCCCCTACGTCGTCGCTCCTCAGTGCCAGTCCGGCACCCAAGTGAAATTCGTTATTCCTGACTTTGAGACG GTTTGCGTCGAGGGGGTAAGCAAGTGTCCGAACTCCGACGCTCTTGAAAGTGTCCTGTGCAGCAGTGATGGCGATGTCGCGAAAGTGATACAAAGCGTCGCGAAAAATGCTGAAAAGCTAAAAGGAAAATCGTTCGAGCTGACAAAATGCCGCGTTCCGTCAATTTCGGCGTGCGGCGATCTGCTGCCGTCACCCGATTGGCTGGCGGCGGAAAAAGAGGCGTACTTTGGCAGCTCGCTCTCCACAAGCCTCGACACTCTGAGCGGCGGCAATGGGGAGTGCAAGAACAAATTGTACCAGTTCTTGTGCGCCTTTCCGACGTGCAACGCAAATCAGACAACTGTCATTGGGCACAGAACTCAGGCGTCATGCAATGATGCGTTTTCCTG CGTTCCGTCGTCTGAGAGAATTCagatttcaaattttctgCCTTGTTCGGATTTCTCCGGCTTGGACAAGCCAAGCCCAAATTATAACAAGCCGAGCCCAAGTCATGGTGGACCATCAAAGTCTCTGTCCTGGTGGGCGTG GCTGTGCATTGCATTTGGATGCGTCGCTCTCCTGTGA
- the LOC136199783 gene encoding uncharacterized protein isoform X2, translating to MTVKAACVIVGFLLLHQASALDVEKVREAIGVLLHKTMRATSFIRIPRESRNESEQNGDHSPDYDKIHYSLGPIGACSRPAISHCSFSSSLTIPEYYARLFRQSASPQMTTLYNHFRSITNSECADGIMSMICPYAVIPQCQSDAQVKFIVPDFETICTKGVSKCPNPGALEMAMCKNDGQLAEKIQSGAKTEETLTGKSFALTKCRVPSISGCSNMLPSPDWLAAEREAYFNSSLDSYVDTLSDGNEECKTKLYSFLCAFPTCNTNQTAVIGYRTQASCEDAFACVPSSKRSLISTPCSNFAGLDKPSPNYEPNKPKPSPSHGGPSKSLAWWACLCIAIGCVIGVVLLVGTIVSVRKRIRSRRLARYQEMESTT from the exons ATGACGGTCAAGGCAGCGTGTGTAATTGTAGGATTTCTGCTACTACATCAAGCCAGtgctctcgacgtcgaaaaggtCCGCGAGGCAATAGGGGTTCTGCTTCACAAAACCatgagagcgacgtcgtttatCCGCATTCCAAGAGAAAGTCGCAACGAAAGCGAACAAAATGGCGACCACTCGCCCGACTACGACAAAATTCACTACAGCCTGGGCCCAATCGGAGCCTGTTCTCGGCCTGCAATTTCTCACTGCTCCTTCTCGTCATCCCTTACCATTCCGGAATACTACGCCAGGCTTTTTCGCCAATCAGCCTCTCCTCAGATGACGACGCTTTACAATCACTTTCGTTCGATCACCAACAGCGAATGCGCGGACGGCATTATGAGCATGATCTGCCCCTACGCCGTCATTCCTCAGTGCCAATCGGACGCCCAAGTGAAATTCATTGTTCCTGACTTTGAGACG ATTTGTACCAAGGGTGTAAGCAAGTGCCCAAACCCCGGCGCTCTTGAAATGGCCATGTGCAAGAATGATGGCCAACTCGCGGAGAAAATACAAAGTGGCGCGAAAACTGAAGAAACTCTGACAGGAAAATCGTTCGCGCTGACAAAATGCCGCGTTCCCTCGATTTCGGGGTGCAGCAATATGCTGCCGTCACCCGATTGGCTGGCGGCCGAACGAGAGGCGTACTTCAACTCCTCGCTCGACTCGTACGTCGACACTCtgagcgacggcaacgaggAGTGCAAGACTAAATTGTACTCGTTCTTGTGCGCCTTTCCGACGTGCAACACAAATCAGACGGCTGTCATTGGGTACAGAACTCAGGCGTCATGCGAGGATGCGTTCGCTTG CGTTCCGTCGTCTAAAAGATCTCTGATTTCAACGCCCTGTTCTAA TTTCGCCGGCTTGGACAAGCCAAGCCCAAATTATGAACCAAACAAGCCAAAGCCGAGCCCAAGTCATGGTGGGCCATCAAAGTCTCTTGCCTGGTGGGCCTG CCTTTGCATTGCAATCGGGTGCGTGATCGGCGTTGTTCTCCTTGTCGGAACAATAGTCAGTGTGAGGAAGCGCATAAGGAGTCGTCGTTTGGCAAGATATCAGGAGATGGAGTCCACTACCTGA
- the LOC136199783 gene encoding uncharacterized protein isoform X1, producing MTVKAACVIVGFLLLHQASALDVEKVREAIGVLLHKTMRATSFIRIPRESRNESEQNGDHSPDYDKIHYSLGPIGACSRPAISHCSFSSSLTIPEYYARLFRQSASPQMTTLYNHFRSITNSECADGIMSMICPYAVIPQCQSDAQVKFIVPDFETICTKGVSKCPNPGALEMAMCKNDGQLAEKIQSGAKTEETLTGKSFALTKCRVPSISGCSNMLPSPDWLAAEREAYFNSSLDSYVDTLSDGNEECKTKLYSFLCAFPTCNTNQTAVIGYRTQASCEDAFACVPSSKRSLISTPCSNFAGLDKPSPNYEPNKPKPSPSHEPNKPKPSPSHGGPSKSLAWWACLCIAIGCVIGVVLLVGTIVSVRKRIRSRRLARYQEMESTT from the exons ATGACGGTCAAGGCAGCGTGTGTAATTGTAGGATTTCTGCTACTACATCAAGCCAGtgctctcgacgtcgaaaaggtCCGCGAGGCAATAGGGGTTCTGCTTCACAAAACCatgagagcgacgtcgtttatCCGCATTCCAAGAGAAAGTCGCAACGAAAGCGAACAAAATGGCGACCACTCGCCCGACTACGACAAAATTCACTACAGCCTGGGCCCAATCGGAGCCTGTTCTCGGCCTGCAATTTCTCACTGCTCCTTCTCGTCATCCCTTACCATTCCGGAATACTACGCCAGGCTTTTTCGCCAATCAGCCTCTCCTCAGATGACGACGCTTTACAATCACTTTCGTTCGATCACCAACAGCGAATGCGCGGACGGCATTATGAGCATGATCTGCCCCTACGCCGTCATTCCTCAGTGCCAATCGGACGCCCAAGTGAAATTCATTGTTCCTGACTTTGAGACG ATTTGTACCAAGGGTGTAAGCAAGTGCCCAAACCCCGGCGCTCTTGAAATGGCCATGTGCAAGAATGATGGCCAACTCGCGGAGAAAATACAAAGTGGCGCGAAAACTGAAGAAACTCTGACAGGAAAATCGTTCGCGCTGACAAAATGCCGCGTTCCCTCGATTTCGGGGTGCAGCAATATGCTGCCGTCACCCGATTGGCTGGCGGCCGAACGAGAGGCGTACTTCAACTCCTCGCTCGACTCGTACGTCGACACTCtgagcgacggcaacgaggAGTGCAAGACTAAATTGTACTCGTTCTTGTGCGCCTTTCCGACGTGCAACACAAATCAGACGGCTGTCATTGGGTACAGAACTCAGGCGTCATGCGAGGATGCGTTCGCTTG CGTTCCGTCGTCTAAAAGATCTCTGATTTCAACGCCCTGTTCTAATTTCGCCGGCTTGGACAAGCCAAGCCCAAATTATGAACCAAACAAGCCAAAGCCGAGCCCAAGTC ATGAACCAAACAAGCCAAAGCCGAGCCCAAGTCATGGTGGGCCATCAAAGTCTCTTGCCTGGTGGGCCTG CCTTTGCATTGCAATCGGGTGCGTGATCGGCGTTGTTCTCCTTGTCGGAACAATAGTCAGTGTGAGGAAGCGCATAAGGAGTCGTCGTTTGGCAAGATATCAGGAGATGGAGTCCACTACCTGA